The following proteins are co-located in the Apium graveolens cultivar Ventura chromosome 5, ASM990537v1, whole genome shotgun sequence genome:
- the LOC141661361 gene encoding uncharacterized protein LOC141661361, protein MAETGSWKKWTAASVIQLGTGIYSYRKVRSGECRLMPLKAFGIASLFVGAGFTSLFALVAANGIHSVNDFMEVGANIRSSLGARPRAQDERP, encoded by the exons ATGGCAGAAACCGGCAGCTGGAAAAAATGGACCGCGGCGAGCGTTATACAATTAGGTACAGGTATATATTCGTATCGTAAAGTTCGATCTGGTGAGTGCCGTCTTATGCCACTCAAAGCTTTCGGCATCGCTTCTCTCTTTGTAGGCGCCGGATTCACCTCTCTTTTCGCCCTTGTTGCTGCCAATGGCATTCACTCG GTCAACGATTTCATGGAAGTCGGTGCGAATATAAGGTCATCACTAGGGGCTAGACCAAGGGCACAAGATGAAAGACCTTGA